The Caulifigura coniformis genome includes a region encoding these proteins:
- a CDS encoding alpha/beta hydrolase, producing the protein MTARFLACCAVAAVAASPLQAEVRIEKNIPYLGGDRKELADLYLPAEAKPGEKRPGVVIIHGGGWVGGVRDAKREINIGTTLAENGYVGLSIDYMLQTKEGPKIWPQNVHDCKTAVRWLRAHAEKYQIDVEHIGVIGGSAGGHLAAMVGVTGAKDGLDPTGPYGEQSCAVQAVIDMYGPMADSLKRIQTLVDPKNPKAEELTRQITPLSHLDKNDPPVLILHGTADTTVDVKDSEVFAEALTKAGVVNELVIIPDAPHTFHLQPKQRDLRPVVLGFFDKYLRHPSQRPMAL; encoded by the coding sequence ATGACCGCTCGTTTTCTCGCCTGTTGTGCCGTCGCAGCCGTGGCGGCGTCTCCGCTGCAGGCGGAAGTCCGGATCGAGAAGAACATTCCGTACCTTGGCGGCGACCGGAAGGAGCTGGCCGACCTGTATCTCCCGGCCGAAGCGAAGCCGGGTGAGAAGCGTCCGGGTGTGGTGATCATTCACGGCGGCGGGTGGGTGGGGGGAGTCCGCGACGCCAAGCGTGAAATCAACATCGGAACGACACTGGCCGAGAACGGTTACGTGGGGCTGAGCATCGACTACATGCTGCAGACGAAGGAGGGGCCGAAGATCTGGCCGCAGAACGTGCACGACTGCAAGACGGCGGTCCGCTGGCTGCGGGCGCACGCGGAGAAGTATCAGATCGACGTGGAACACATCGGCGTGATCGGGGGATCGGCCGGTGGACACTTGGCAGCGATGGTGGGGGTGACGGGGGCGAAAGACGGGCTCGATCCCACGGGGCCGTATGGAGAGCAGTCGTGTGCCGTGCAGGCGGTGATCGACATGTACGGGCCGATGGCTGACAGCCTGAAGCGGATCCAGACGCTGGTCGATCCGAAGAATCCGAAGGCGGAGGAGCTGACGCGTCAGATCACGCCGCTGTCGCACCTGGACAAGAACGACCCGCCGGTGCTGATCCTGCACGGGACGGCGGACACGACGGTCGACGTGAAGGATTCGGAGGTGTTTGCGGAGGCCCTGACGAAGGCGGGTGTGGTGAATGAGCTGGTGATCATTCCGGACGCCCCGCACACGTTTCATCTGCAGCCGAAGCAGCGCGACCTGAGGCCGGTCGTGCTGGGTTTCTTCGACAAGTACCTGAGGCACCCGAGTCAACGGCCGATGGCCCTGTAA
- a CDS encoding alpha/beta hydrolase has product MLRCALATLLVIASSALLAQDKPDPKLDSFYKLGPDSMKQEGVPTGKVEGPFFIKTDIYPNTQRKYSVYIPAQYDPKKPAHLMIFQDGHAFLNPEGQVRATNVIDNLTFRREIPVMITVFINPGRTPDQPEPPDQGWGDGKTNRGVEYNTLDDRYARIICDELLPELKKKYNISDNPEHRGIGGASSGAIAAFTVAWERPDEFRKVLSIVGSFTNIRNGHTYKDVIKASEKKPLRVYFQDGRNDNRGIRQGKYDEKWDWFKQNVELVEVMTARGYDINYTWGIGLHGQKQGGAIFPDMMRWLWRDHAVSTDVHDKTERSFNVPGK; this is encoded by the coding sequence ATGCTTCGCTGCGCGCTCGCCACGCTCCTGGTCATCGCCTCGTCCGCGCTCCTCGCCCAGGACAAGCCCGACCCCAAACTCGACTCCTTCTACAAGCTCGGCCCCGACTCGATGAAGCAGGAGGGAGTCCCCACCGGCAAGGTCGAGGGACCGTTCTTCATCAAGACGGACATCTACCCCAACACCCAGCGGAAGTACTCCGTCTACATCCCGGCCCAGTACGACCCGAAAAAGCCGGCCCACCTGATGATCTTTCAGGACGGACACGCCTTCCTGAATCCCGAGGGACAGGTTCGCGCCACGAACGTGATCGACAACCTCACCTTCCGCCGCGAGATCCCGGTGATGATCACCGTCTTCATCAATCCCGGCCGCACCCCCGATCAGCCCGAACCGCCCGATCAGGGCTGGGGCGACGGGAAGACCAACCGCGGCGTGGAATACAACACGCTGGACGACAGGTACGCCCGCATCATCTGCGACGAGCTGCTTCCTGAGCTCAAGAAGAAGTACAACATCTCCGACAACCCGGAACACCGCGGCATCGGCGGCGCCAGCTCCGGCGCCATCGCCGCCTTCACCGTCGCCTGGGAACGTCCGGACGAGTTCCGCAAGGTCCTCAGCATCGTCGGCAGCTTCACCAACATCCGGAACGGCCACACCTACAAGGACGTCATCAAGGCGAGTGAAAAGAAGCCCCTCCGCGTCTACTTCCAGGACGGCCGCAACGACAACCGCGGCATCCGCCAGGGCAAATATGATGAGAAGTGGGACTGGTTCAAGCAGAACGTTGAGCTGGTCGAAGTCATGACCGCCAGGGGCTACGACATCAACTACACCTGGGGCATCGGCCTCCACGGACAGAAGCAGGGAGGAGCCATCTTCCCCGACATGATGCGCTGGCTCTGGCGCGACCACGCCGTCTCAACGGATGTCCACGACAAGACCGAACGCAGCTTCAACGTCCCCGGAAAGTAG
- a CDS encoding redoxin domain-containing protein yields MATRFWRTAFTLLFSAACTFPLAAQQDLELPKLEKAPSPDEGPRLDIGSPAPALAISDWVKGEKVDGFKPGQVYVVEFWATWCGPCLATMPHLAELQTKYGDKAQMIGVSTEETSKVADFLKDEQKEGVTWDATITYRLAMDVDGKTNEAYMSAAGERGIPTAFIVGREGVVEWIGHPARMDEPLAKVVDGTWDRTVARKEREEARQQMLAMMKAQREIRQALASDNIDAAIKAVDDLMASQPKALQVGLVKLQLLGNRENMDEANQYADMLATKTFRDSPQLLNDLSWGIAAEQTYPGTLDTALKAAKRAVELTMEKDGAVMDTLARVYFEQGNLDEAIAWSKKAVAAAEHPEIVEALKRYEAAKAEMK; encoded by the coding sequence ATGGCGACACGATTCTGGCGGACGGCTTTCACTCTCCTGTTTTCTGCGGCCTGTACGTTTCCGCTCGCGGCGCAGCAGGATCTCGAGCTTCCGAAGCTCGAAAAGGCTCCATCACCGGATGAAGGACCACGGCTCGACATCGGCTCTCCGGCGCCGGCGCTCGCCATCAGCGACTGGGTGAAGGGGGAGAAAGTCGACGGATTCAAGCCGGGGCAGGTTTATGTCGTCGAGTTCTGGGCGACATGGTGCGGGCCGTGCCTGGCCACCATGCCTCACCTGGCCGAGCTGCAGACGAAGTACGGCGACAAGGCGCAGATGATCGGCGTGAGCACGGAAGAGACCTCCAAGGTGGCGGACTTCCTGAAGGACGAGCAGAAGGAAGGGGTCACCTGGGACGCGACCATCACGTACCGGCTGGCGATGGACGTTGATGGGAAAACCAACGAAGCCTACATGTCGGCCGCGGGCGAGCGGGGAATTCCGACGGCGTTCATCGTGGGAAGGGAAGGGGTGGTTGAATGGATCGGCCACCCCGCACGGATGGATGAGCCGCTGGCGAAAGTTGTCGATGGCACGTGGGACCGGACCGTCGCCCGGAAAGAACGGGAAGAGGCGCGGCAGCAGATGCTGGCGATGATGAAGGCGCAGCGGGAGATTCGTCAGGCTCTGGCTTCCGACAACATCGATGCGGCCATCAAAGCGGTGGATGACCTGATGGCCAGCCAGCCGAAGGCGCTCCAGGTCGGATTGGTCAAACTCCAGCTGCTGGGCAACCGCGAGAACATGGATGAGGCGAACCAGTATGCGGACATGCTGGCGACGAAGACGTTCCGGGATTCGCCGCAACTGCTGAACGATCTGAGCTGGGGAATCGCGGCTGAACAGACTTATCCGGGAACCCTCGACACGGCGCTCAAGGCCGCGAAGCGGGCGGTGGAACTGACGATGGAAAAGGACGGGGCGGTGATGGATACGCTGGCCCGGGTTTACTTCGAGCAGGGGAACCTGGACGAAGCGATTGCGTGGTCGAAGAAGGCCGTGGCCGCGGCCGAGCATCCGGAGATCGTGGAGGCGCTGAAGCGGTATGAAGCGGCGAAGGCTGAAATGAAATAG
- a CDS encoding metallophosphoesterase family protein, translated as MNRRSALLRSLAAFALSLIRPGQARAQALAPRPFGEANPNLDSLAVGEWWTKRQPPRNPPPSLDVPRDEVVAFAVYTHDNGVLKMTAQLFPLKPGEERMARLELKHGDEWKEVARQEVLYPGWSSHFRIEMWDNTKDVPYRVRHGANAMFEGLIRRDPKDKDEIVVANMSCNSSRTTGLRPEIIDNITLQNPDLLFFAGDQTYRHTEHTAGWIEFGLQFRDILRDRPTICIPDDHDVGHPNLWGENGKVSKIAGNADGGYMFPAEYVNLVQRHQSWHLPDPVDPAPVEQGITVYFTRLRVGGVDFAILEDRKFKSGPAGKIPQMGPRPDHINDPKYDPKSIDLPGLELLGKRQEKFLEDWTADWTGADVKCVLSQTAFCGAVHMHGKEDQRLLADLDCNGWPQTPRNRALKLIRRAGATHLCGDQHLTVLVKHGIDEFGDGPYAFTSPALVNTIYGRWWHPENEQPGPNPVPSSPLPWTGDFLDGLGNRISMLAYANPPKIADEKQRADGYGLVRFNKKKQTITYECWPRFSDAKEGDKAQFAGWPQTVAMAANDGRKPTAWLPPLHFDIDNPVVRVIEETTGEVLYSRRIVGREFRPPVFSDGSFIVSVGLDTPEVTLPAMQSRPWNREDRIHLIKLA; from the coding sequence ATGAACCGCCGCTCCGCTCTCCTCCGTTCGCTCGCCGCGTTTGCGCTGTCGCTCATCCGCCCCGGCCAGGCCCGTGCCCAGGCGCTCGCCCCACGTCCCTTCGGCGAAGCCAACCCGAATCTCGACTCCCTCGCGGTGGGTGAATGGTGGACGAAACGGCAGCCGCCGCGCAATCCACCGCCGTCGCTGGATGTTCCCCGTGACGAGGTGGTCGCCTTCGCCGTGTACACGCACGACAACGGCGTGCTCAAAATGACGGCCCAGCTGTTCCCCCTGAAACCGGGTGAAGAACGCATGGCCCGGCTCGAACTCAAACACGGAGACGAATGGAAAGAGGTCGCCCGGCAGGAGGTCCTCTATCCCGGCTGGTCGTCGCACTTCCGGATCGAGATGTGGGACAACACGAAGGACGTTCCTTACCGCGTCCGTCACGGCGCCAACGCCATGTTCGAAGGCCTCATCCGCCGCGATCCGAAAGACAAGGACGAGATCGTCGTCGCCAACATGTCGTGCAATTCGAGCCGCACGACGGGTCTCCGGCCGGAAATCATTGACAACATCACACTGCAGAACCCCGACCTCCTCTTCTTCGCCGGCGACCAGACATACCGCCACACCGAGCACACGGCCGGCTGGATCGAGTTCGGACTGCAGTTCCGTGACATCCTTCGGGATCGGCCAACGATCTGCATTCCCGATGACCACGACGTTGGCCACCCCAACCTCTGGGGGGAGAATGGCAAGGTCTCGAAGATTGCCGGCAACGCCGATGGCGGATACATGTTCCCCGCGGAGTACGTGAACCTCGTGCAGCGACACCAGTCGTGGCACCTGCCCGATCCCGTCGACCCCGCGCCGGTTGAACAGGGGATCACCGTGTACTTCACGCGACTCCGCGTCGGCGGAGTCGACTTCGCGATCCTCGAAGACCGCAAGTTCAAGAGCGGCCCGGCCGGGAAGATTCCGCAGATGGGTCCCCGCCCCGATCACATCAACGACCCGAAATACGATCCGAAATCGATCGACCTTCCGGGGCTGGAACTGCTCGGCAAACGGCAGGAAAAATTCCTCGAAGACTGGACTGCCGATTGGACCGGCGCGGACGTCAAGTGCGTTCTCTCCCAGACGGCCTTCTGCGGCGCTGTCCACATGCACGGGAAAGAAGACCAGCGGCTGCTGGCGGATCTCGACTGCAACGGATGGCCGCAGACGCCCCGGAACCGGGCATTGAAGCTGATCCGTCGCGCGGGAGCGACGCATCTGTGCGGTGACCAGCATCTGACGGTCCTGGTGAAGCACGGCATCGACGAGTTCGGCGATGGCCCCTACGCATTTACGAGTCCCGCTCTCGTCAACACGATCTACGGGCGCTGGTGGCACCCTGAGAATGAACAGCCTGGCCCGAATCCGGTTCCGAGCAGTCCGCTTCCATGGACGGGCGATTTTCTGGACGGTCTCGGAAACCGGATCTCGATGCTCGCATACGCCAATCCACCGAAGATCGCCGATGAGAAGCAACGGGCCGACGGCTACGGGCTCGTTCGCTTCAACAAGAAGAAGCAAACGATCACCTACGAGTGTTGGCCGCGATTCTCCGACGCGAAGGAAGGCGACAAGGCCCAGTTCGCCGGTTGGCCACAAACAGTGGCCATGGCGGCGAACGACGGCCGCAAGCCGACCGCGTGGCTGCCGCCGCTCCACTTCGATATCGACAATCCGGTCGTCCGGGTGATCGAAGAAACGACGGGCGAGGTCCTCTACTCGCGGAGGATCGTGGGCCGTGAATTCAGGCCGCCGGTGTTCTCCGACGGCTCGTTCATCGTCTCAGTCGGCCTCGATACGCCGGAAGTGACTCTTCCGGCGATGCAATCGCGTCCCTGGAACCGGGAAGACCGGATTCACCTCATCAAACTGGCGTGA
- a CDS encoding spermidine synthase, with product MTADTSGHGSSTIGRFFFATTVLLSAFLLFQVQPLLGKYILPWFGGSPAVWTTAMLFFQVTLFAGYAYAHGVVRFLPTTAQAGLHVGLLATACLLLPIVPDESWKGRDAENPTGVIFALLAFTVGLPYLALSATGPLLQAWYHAWKADGSPYRLYALSNAGSLAGLLTYPLLVEPSWRLRTQANLWSLGFGVFAGCCAVTAFVVAQSRRQARQQENVVGPLPTVTWLNRASWLGLSMLGSVLLLATTNHVCQDVAVFPFLWVIPLALYLLTFIICFDRPQWYARKWVAALAVMWLLATESSHVIEQTFQTRLGIVPLVILSFGTLCLGCMVCHGELVRRAPPPARLTEFYLFMSAGGALGGLFVSLVAPAVFDAFWEWPLGIATCVLVALLAVWDEFKPAGTETSGQWMGRSAIAMITGGLVLIQIAQSSLNRRPAIFAERNFYGVVTVSDEPPSAGDDAVRMMINGGIQHGRQYLDENRRRAPLAYYGANTGVGQVLNARKQRPGLKVGVVGLGVGTLATFAEPGHVYRFYEINPIVDVAAREYFTYLGDCLGQEETIIGDARLVLEREEPQHFDVLVLDAFSGDAVPAHLLTKEAFDIYLRHLNPDGVIVVHITNTYLTLDPVVLALADHSGLTGVRVETTQDAKARQERTCYMVLSRDRSQLADIQGEPFPSSPRTDAQHLWSDDFSDLLSVLKRG from the coding sequence ATGACTGCTGACACCTCGGGCCACGGATCGTCGACCATCGGGCGGTTCTTTTTTGCCACCACCGTGCTCCTCAGCGCGTTCCTGTTGTTCCAGGTCCAGCCGCTCCTTGGCAAGTACATCCTCCCGTGGTTTGGCGGGAGCCCGGCCGTCTGGACGACGGCGATGCTGTTCTTTCAGGTCACGCTCTTTGCAGGTTACGCGTACGCCCACGGCGTCGTCCGCTTCCTGCCGACGACGGCGCAGGCCGGCCTGCACGTGGGATTGCTCGCCACGGCGTGCCTCCTGCTGCCGATTGTTCCTGACGAATCCTGGAAGGGACGGGACGCCGAGAACCCCACCGGCGTGATCTTCGCGCTCCTGGCGTTCACCGTCGGCCTTCCGTACCTCGCCCTCTCCGCAACCGGCCCGCTCCTCCAGGCCTGGTATCACGCCTGGAAGGCGGACGGCTCACCTTACCGCCTCTACGCACTGTCCAACGCCGGATCGCTCGCCGGCCTGCTCACGTATCCGCTGCTTGTCGAACCGAGTTGGCGACTGCGAACCCAGGCGAACCTCTGGTCCCTCGGCTTTGGAGTCTTTGCGGGATGCTGCGCTGTGACGGCCTTCGTCGTTGCCCAGAGTCGAAGGCAGGCCCGGCAGCAGGAGAACGTCGTCGGGCCGCTCCCCACGGTCACCTGGCTGAACCGCGCGTCGTGGCTCGGCCTGTCGATGCTCGGATCAGTCCTGCTGCTCGCAACGACCAATCACGTCTGCCAGGACGTTGCCGTGTTTCCCTTTCTGTGGGTCATCCCGCTGGCCCTCTATCTCCTCACGTTCATCATCTGCTTCGACCGCCCGCAGTGGTATGCCCGGAAATGGGTCGCTGCACTGGCCGTCATGTGGCTTCTGGCGACCGAATCGTCGCACGTGATCGAACAGACGTTTCAAACACGGCTCGGCATCGTTCCCCTGGTGATCCTCTCCTTCGGCACCCTGTGCCTGGGCTGCATGGTCTGCCACGGGGAACTCGTCCGGCGGGCGCCTCCCCCCGCGCGATTGACCGAGTTCTACCTGTTCATGTCCGCCGGCGGCGCTCTCGGGGGACTGTTTGTCAGCTTGGTCGCGCCGGCCGTTTTCGACGCATTCTGGGAATGGCCCCTGGGGATTGCGACCTGTGTCCTTGTCGCTCTGCTCGCCGTGTGGGACGAATTCAAGCCGGCCGGAACGGAAACGAGCGGCCAATGGATGGGGCGATCGGCGATTGCCATGATCACCGGCGGCCTCGTCCTCATCCAGATCGCACAGTCGTCCCTCAACCGCCGGCCTGCGATCTTCGCCGAGCGCAACTTTTACGGAGTCGTCACCGTCAGCGACGAACCGCCATCGGCAGGCGACGACGCCGTCCGGATGATGATCAACGGCGGAATTCAACACGGCCGGCAGTACCTCGACGAGAATCGACGACGCGCCCCCCTGGCCTACTACGGCGCCAACACGGGCGTCGGGCAGGTGCTCAATGCGCGGAAGCAGCGGCCGGGCCTGAAGGTCGGCGTCGTGGGCCTGGGTGTCGGAACACTCGCGACGTTTGCCGAGCCAGGGCACGTCTACCGGTTCTACGAAATCAATCCGATCGTCGACGTCGCGGCCCGCGAATACTTCACCTACCTCGGAGATTGCCTCGGCCAGGAGGAAACGATCATTGGCGATGCACGCCTGGTCCTCGAACGCGAAGAGCCACAGCATTTCGACGTCCTGGTGCTCGACGCGTTCAGCGGCGACGCGGTTCCGGCCCACCTCCTGACCAAAGAAGCCTTCGACATCTATCTCAGGCACCTCAACCCGGATGGCGTCATCGTCGTTCACATCACCAATACGTACCTCACGCTCGATCCCGTCGTCCTCGCTCTGGCCGATCATTCCGGACTGACGGGAGTTCGCGTCGAGACGACTCAGGATGCCAAAGCAAGGCAGGAACGCACCTGCTACATGGTTCTCAGCCGCGACAGATCCCAGCTCGCCGACATCCAGGGAGAGCCATTCCCCTCGAGCCCCAGGACGGACGCTCAGCACTTGTGGAGCGACGACTTCAGCGACCTGCTTTCGGTCCTGAAGAGGGGATGA
- a CDS encoding serine/threonine-protein kinase → MTACALPSPVTLNPSALDPTLAYAASPGSDSAPQGDGQQLAEEFQRMLRRDDVSWEQTYTLVERLGAGGQGIVFLADRYGAFDVKFRLALKFFRPDGYASVKAYRDEMGRLARVAMELASVQQDHLLDIFNVIELKGIHVQAMEWVDGFDLRYLLTPRTLDEAREGMDPQRWQYMNDVIVTKTSSQLRLKPGVATAILRECLSGIAAMHRSQLTHGDLKPANIMVKRTGNCKIIDFGSAALADEPTTRPLWTPRYAAVEVLEGAAHTAASDLASLGYIFYEMLSGQFPFADCSDGPDLVQAKHDLAENLPDRLPRDVAQNANLLHLLGGLIAPDPAKRFATAEAAELAPNGAAAFHRELIRSNLASEYENELRLWISEIE, encoded by the coding sequence ATGACGGCTTGCGCACTTCCGTCTCCAGTGACACTCAATCCTTCTGCACTCGATCCGACGCTGGCATACGCGGCGTCACCGGGATCCGATTCGGCTCCGCAGGGCGACGGCCAGCAGCTGGCTGAAGAGTTCCAGCGAATGCTCCGACGCGACGACGTGTCGTGGGAGCAGACTTACACCCTGGTCGAACGACTCGGGGCGGGCGGCCAGGGGATCGTGTTCCTGGCGGACCGCTACGGGGCGTTTGATGTGAAGTTCCGTCTGGCGCTAAAGTTCTTTCGCCCGGACGGGTACGCCAGCGTCAAGGCGTACCGGGACGAGATGGGACGCCTGGCCCGGGTGGCAATGGAGCTGGCATCCGTCCAGCAGGACCACCTGCTCGATATTTTCAACGTGATCGAGCTGAAGGGAATTCACGTCCAGGCCATGGAGTGGGTCGACGGTTTCGACCTGCGCTACCTGCTCACGCCGCGCACGCTGGATGAGGCCCGGGAAGGGATGGATCCGCAGCGCTGGCAGTACATGAACGATGTGATCGTCACCAAGACGTCGTCGCAGCTCCGCCTGAAGCCGGGGGTTGCGACGGCAATCCTGCGGGAATGCCTGAGCGGGATTGCGGCCATGCATCGTTCGCAACTGACCCACGGCGATCTGAAGCCGGCGAACATCATGGTCAAGCGGACAGGCAACTGCAAAATCATCGACTTCGGCTCGGCGGCGCTGGCCGATGAACCGACGACCCGGCCTCTGTGGACTCCGCGGTACGCGGCGGTGGAAGTGCTGGAAGGAGCGGCTCATACGGCGGCATCTGACCTCGCGAGCCTGGGGTACATCTTCTACGAGATGCTTTCGGGGCAATTCCCGTTTGCCGACTGCAGCGACGGACCGGATCTCGTTCAGGCGAAGCATGATCTGGCCGAAAACCTGCCGGACCGGTTGCCACGCGACGTGGCCCAGAACGCCAACCTGCTGCACCTTCTGGGCGGGCTGATCGCTCCGGACCCGGCGAAGCGCTTCGCCACCGCCGAGGCGGCCGAATTGGCACCGAACGGGGCGGCGGCGTTCCATCGGGAACTGATCCGCTCCAACCTCGCGAGCGAGTACGAAAACGAACTCCGGCTGTGGATTTCGGAAATCGAGTGA